The proteins below are encoded in one region of Lagenorhynchus albirostris chromosome 7, mLagAlb1.1, whole genome shotgun sequence:
- the SFTPC gene encoding pulmonary surfactant-associated protein C, giving the protein MDVGSKEVLMESPPDYSAVPGDRFRIPCCLGKIKRLLIVVVVLVVVVIVGALLMALYMSQKHTEMVLEMSIAGPEAQQRLALSERVGTTATFSVGSTGIAVYDYQRLLIAYKPAPGTCCYVMKMAPQSIPSLEALTRKFQNFQAEPSVPTSKLGQEEGRDASLASSGDLAFLGSTMSTLCGEVPLYYI; this is encoded by the exons ATGGATGTGGGCAGCAAAGAGGTCCTGATGGAGAGCCCGCCG GACTACTCAGCAGTCCCTGGGGACCGGTTCCGAATCCCCTGCTGTCTTGGGAAGATCAAACGCCTTCTCATCGTGGTCGTGGTCCTTGTTGTCGTGGTGATTGTTGGGGCCCTGCTCATGGCTCTTTACATGAGCCAGAAACATACTGAGATG GTCCTAGAGATGAGCATCGCGGGGCCGGAAGCCCAGCAACGCCTGGCCCTGAGTGAGCGTGTGGGAACCACTGCCACCTTCTCCGTTGGCTCCACTGGCATCGCGGTGTATGACTACCAGAGG CTCCTGATTGCCTACAAGCCAGCCCCGGGAACCTGCTGCTACGTCATGAAGATGGCTCCGCAGAGCATCCCAAGTCTTGAGGCTCTCACTAGAAAATTCCAGAACTTCCAG GCCGAGCCCTCAGTACCTACCTCTAAGCTGGGCCAGGAGGAGGGCCGTGACGCCAGCTTGGCATCCTCTGGGGACCTGGCCTTCCTGGGCAGCACCATGAGCACCCTGTGTGGCGAGGTGCCCCTCTACTACATCTAG
- the BMP1 gene encoding bone morphogenetic protein 1 isoform X7, giving the protein MPGVARPPLPLLLWLLLLARPGRQLDLADYTYDLGEEDDAEPLNYKDPCKAAAFLGDIALDEEDLRAFQVQQAADLGQRATSRSSIKAAGNSSTLNCQSTSGQPQRKSHGRWRSRSRSRRAATSRPERVWPDGVIPFVIGGNFTGSQRAVFRQAMRHWEKHTCVTFLERTDEDSYIVFTYRPCGCCSYVGRRGGGPQAISIGKNCDKFGIVVHELGHVIGFWHEHTRPDRDRHVSIVRENIQPGQEYNFLKMEVQEVESLGETYDFDSIMHYARNTFSRGIFLDTIVPKYEVNGVKPPIGQRTRLSKGDIAQARKLYKCPACGETLQDSTGNFSSPEYPNGYSAHMHCVWRISVTPGEKIILNFTSMDLYRSRLCWYDYVEVRDGFWRKAPLRGRFCGGKLPEPIVSTDSRLWVEFRSSSNWVGKGFFAVYEAICGGDVKKDNGHIQSPNYPDDYRPSKVCIWRIQVSEGFHVGLTFQSFEIERHDSCAYDYLEVRDGHSESSTLIGRYCGYEKPDDIKSTSSRLWLKFVSDGSINKAGFAVNFFKEVDECSRPNRGGCEQRCLNTLGSYKCSCDPGYELAPDKRRCEAACGGFLTKLNGSITSPGWPKEYPPNKNCIWQLVAPTQYRISLQFDFFETEGNDVCKYDFVEVRSGLTADSKLHGKFCGSEKPEVITSQYNNMRVEFKSDNTVSKKGFKAHFFSEKRPALQPPRGRPHQLKFRVQKRNRTPQ; this is encoded by the exons ATGCCCGGCGTGGCCCGCCcgccgctgccgctgctgctCTGGCTGCTCCTGCTCGCGCGCCCGGGCCGGCAGCTCGACTTGGCCGACTACACCTATGACCTGGGGGAGGAGGACGACGCGGAGCCCCTCAACTACAAAGACCCCTGCAAGGCGG ctGCCTTCCTTGGGGACATCGCCCTTGATGAGGAGGACTTGAGGGCCTTCCAGGTGCAGCAGGCTGCGGATCTCGGACAGCGTGCCACCAGCAGGTCTTCCATCAAAGCTGCAG GAAACTCTTCCACCCTCAACTGTCAGAGCACTAGTGGGCAGCCGCAGAGGAAAAGTCACGGGAGATGGAGAAGCAGGTCCCGGAGCCGGAGGGCAGCAACGTCTAGACCAGAGCGCGTGTGGCCCGATGGGGTCATCCCCTTTGTCATTGGAGGAAACTTCACTG GCAGCCAGAGGGCAGTCTTCCGGCAGGCCATGAGGCACTGGGAGAAGCACACCTGTGTCACCTTCCTGGAGCGCACAGATGAGGACAGCTATATCGTGTTCACCTATCGACCCTGCGG GTGCTGCTCCTACGTGGGCCGCCGTGGTGGGGGCCCCCAGGCCATCTCCATCGGCAAGAACTGTGACAAGTTCGGCATCGTGGTCCATGAACTGGGTCATGTCATCGGCTTCTGGCACGAACACACGCGGCCTGACCGAGACCGCCACGTCTCCATCGTGCGCGAGAACATCCAGCCAG GGCAGGAGTATAACTTCCTGAAGATGGAGGTCCAGGAGGTGGAATCCCTGGGGGAGACCTATGATTTTGACAGTATCATGCACTATGCCCGGAACACATTCTCCAG GGGCATCTTCCTGGACACCATCGTTCCCAAGTACGAGGTGAATGGGGTGAAGCCTCCCATCGGCCAGAGGACCCGGCTCAGCAAGGGGGACATTGCCCAGGCCCGCAAGCTCTACAAGTGCCCAG CTTGCGGAGAGACCCTACAAGATAGCACGGGCAACTTCTCCTCCCCCGAGTACCCCAACGGCTACTCCGCCCACATGCACTGCGTATGGCGCATCTCAGTCACACCTGGGGAGAAG ATCATCCTGAACTTCACGTCCATGGACCTGTACCGCAGCCGCCTGTGCTGGTACGACTACGTGGAGGTCCGAGACGGCTTCTGGAGGAAGGCGCCCCTCCGAG GCCGCTTCTGCGGGGGCAAACTCCCGGAGCCCATTGTCTCCACCGACAGCCGCCTCTGGGTTGAATTCCGCAGCAGCAGCAACTGGGTCGGGAAAGGCTTCTTTGCGGTCTATGAAG CCATCTGTGGGGGAGATGTGAAAAAGGACAACGGCCACATCCAGTCGCCCAATTACCCAGACGACTACCGGCCCAGCAAAGTCTGCATCTGGAGGATCCAGGTGTCCGAGGGCTTCCATGTGGGCCTCACCTTCCAGTCCTTTGAG ATTGAGCGCCATGACAGCTGCGCCTATGACTATCTGGAAGTGCGCGACGGACACAGCGAGAGCAGCACCCTCATCGGGCGCTACTGCGGCTATGAGAAGCCGGACGACATCAAGAGCACGTCCAGCCGCCTCTGGCTCAAGTTCGTCTCTGATGGGTCCATTAACAAAGCTGGCTTCGCCGTCAACTTTTTCAAAG AGGTGGACGAGTGCTCTCGGCCCAACCGCGGGGGCTGTGAGCAGCGGTGTCTCAACACCCTGGGCAGTTACAAGTGCAGCTGCGACCCTGGGTATGAGCTGGCCCCTGACAAGCGCCGCTGCGAGG CTGCCTGTGGTGGATTCCTCACCAAGCTCAATGGCTCCATCACTAGCCCGGGCTGGCCCAAGGAGTACCCCCCTAACAAAAACTGCATCTGGCAGCTGGTGGCGCCCACCCAGTACCGCATCTCCCTGCAGTTTGACTTCTTCGAGACCGAGGGCAATGAT GTGTGCAAGTACGACTTCGTGGAGGTGCGCAGCGGACTCACGGCCGACTCCAAGCTGCACGGCAAGTTCTGTGGCTCCGAGAAGCCCGAGGTCATCACCTCCCAGTACAACAACATGCGTGTGGAGTTCAAGTCCGACAACACAGTCTCCAAAAAGGGCTTCAAGGCCCACTTCTTCTCAG